One stretch of Limnothrix sp. FACHB-406 DNA includes these proteins:
- a CDS encoding Ycf34 family protein, producing the protein MCICVNCLHIDRCTTYHAVEAQHQQAHLTDSPDFEPIEPSINVNIRPRDNEIEMEWDVVGCQSFTADQGRWARLRPGELVPT; encoded by the coding sequence ATGTGCATTTGTGTCAACTGCCTCCATATTGATCGCTGCACGACTTACCACGCGGTTGAAGCCCAACACCAACAGGCACATTTGACGGATTCCCCAGATTTTGAGCCGATCGAACCCAGCATTAATGTCAACATCCGACCGCGCGACAACGAGATTGAAATGGAGTGGGATGTGGTGGGTTGCCAAAGCTTCACGGCTGACCAAGGCCGCTGGGCCCGGCTGCGACCCGGCGAACTGGTTCCCACCTGA
- a CDS encoding PAS domain-containing sensor histidine kinase has translation MQTLLRARVTRLIQQWLQRIPVVRTAIEYLAAVNVAADDGSNLDRMSYEGWQNRFLLARVRLAFGLGLLISWSFAVLDLARSVLRQETLSWDNVAARLATLISLLGFWYLSDTRWGARHLRILFLGFLFSFQIVPETCQVLLSPVTLNRLPPRLFGWAFGFFAQATLIPARWPLHVLSQALALIHSFGLRELLGAAIRSSPIQSRFGLLLELFWICVVCDLSVYLYERLQRAEFSARSKLADAYEQVEAAEAKYRSIFENAVEGIFQSTVDGSFISMNPALARILGYDSPEAAIAGITEIPSLYSDPKRRDEFCHILATEGQAIAFESQIYRSDGSTTWIVENARAVYDVRGQIIGYEGTVADVSTRKAAEVEIRRALEAEKDLNRMKSQFVSMTSHEFRTPLTTILASAEALEHYGDRWGPDKSRNYLRRIQTMVHHLTELLESVLVLGQADSGRLQFRPGPVDLEGFCNGLVEEMSLNLKAHQAIEFRVVNRGAAAPVLAMDEKLLRHILSNLLSNALKYSPNASTTQFRLICAPESVRFVIQDQGIGIPAADRERLFESFHRAGNVGTIPGTGLGLAIVKRSVDLHGGQIQVDSTEGMGTTFSVTLPVTPWQPLSSEEDHLNA, from the coding sequence ATGCAAACCTTGTTGCGGGCGCGCGTAACGCGGTTGATCCAACAGTGGCTTCAGCGAATTCCGGTTGTCAGGACAGCGATCGAATACTTAGCTGCGGTCAATGTGGCGGCGGACGATGGGAGCAATCTCGATCGTATGTCCTATGAAGGCTGGCAAAATCGCTTCCTGCTAGCTCGGGTTCGGTTAGCCTTTGGGTTAGGGCTGCTGATTTCCTGGAGCTTTGCGGTCTTAGACCTGGCGCGATCGGTCTTGCGCCAGGAAACTCTCAGTTGGGATAACGTGGCCGCACGGTTGGCCACCCTGATTAGCCTGTTGGGGTTTTGGTATTTATCCGACACCCGCTGGGGAGCGCGCCATCTGCGGATTCTGTTTTTGGGATTTTTATTTTCCTTCCAGATCGTCCCCGAAACTTGCCAGGTTCTGTTGTCGCCCGTGACCCTGAACCGGTTGCCCCCGCGTCTTTTTGGATGGGCCTTTGGTTTTTTTGCCCAAGCGACCCTCATTCCGGCGCGCTGGCCCCTGCATGTGTTGTCCCAAGCCTTGGCGTTGATCCATTCCTTTGGGTTGCGGGAATTGCTGGGGGCGGCCATTCGCTCCTCACCGATCCAATCGCGCTTTGGCCTGTTGCTAGAGCTGTTTTGGATTTGTGTGGTTTGCGATTTGTCGGTTTATCTCTATGAACGGCTCCAGCGCGCGGAATTTAGCGCTCGCAGCAAGCTCGCCGATGCCTATGAGCAAGTGGAGGCGGCCGAGGCCAAATATCGCAGCATTTTTGAAAACGCCGTGGAGGGAATTTTTCAGTCCACGGTGGATGGATCTTTCATCAGCATGAATCCTGCCCTGGCGCGCATTCTGGGCTATGACTCGCCGGAAGCTGCGATCGCGGGGATTACGGAAATTCCGAGCTTGTATTCAGATCCCAAGCGGCGGGATGAGTTTTGCCACATTCTGGCCACAGAGGGCCAGGCGATCGCCTTTGAATCTCAAATTTATCGATCGGACGGTTCCACCACCTGGATTGTGGAAAATGCCCGAGCGGTCTATGACGTGCGGGGGCAAATCATTGGCTATGAGGGCACGGTGGCCGATGTCAGCACCCGCAAGGCGGCCGAGGTGGAAATTCGCCGCGCCCTGGAAGCCGAAAAAGATCTGAACCGCATGAAATCCCAGTTCGTGTCCATGACTTCCCACGAATTCCGCACCCCCTTAACCACCATCTTGGCTTCGGCGGAAGCCCTGGAGCACTATGGCGATCGGTGGGGGCCCGATAAAAGTCGCAACTATCTCCGCCGCATCCAAACCATGGTGCATCACCTGACGGAATTGTTGGAGTCGGTGTTGGTGTTGGGGCAGGCGGACTCGGGGCGGTTGCAGTTTCGGCCGGGGCCCGTTGACCTGGAAGGATTCTGCAACGGGTTGGTGGAGGAAATGTCTTTGAACCTGAAGGCACACCAGGCGATCGAGTTTCGAGTGGTGAACCGAGGGGCGGCGGCTCCGGTGTTGGCCATGGATGAAAAGCTGCTGCGGCACATCCTGTCTAATCTGCTGTCTAATGCTTTGAAATATTCCCCCAACGCCAGCACCACTCAGTTTCGATTGATCTGTGCTCCGGAGTCTGTGCGGTTTGTGATTCAAGATCAGGGCATTGGCATTCCAGCGGCCGATCGGGAGCGTCTGTTTGAGTCCTTCCACCGGGCTGGCAATGTGGGAACCATTCCCGGGACTGGGTTGGGCCTGGCGATCGTTAAGCGATCGGTTGACTTACACGGGGGACAAATCCAAGTGGACAGCACTGAAGGTATGGGAACCACCTTCTCGGTCACCCTACCGGTCACCCCTTGGCAACCGCTCAGCAGTGAAGAAGATCACCTCAATGCTTGA